The genomic window GAGACGTCCACCGCGACCGGCAGCGTGGCGGTCGGCCGGGGCGAGCGGGTGCTTGCGGAAGTCACCCTCGGCGTCCAGGCGCGGCACTCGGAAGCCGTGCTGCCCGCCGTGGACTTCGCCCTGCGGTCGGCCGGGTTGACGCCGCGGGATCTGGCCGGCGTCGTCGTGGGCGGCGGACCGGGGTCGTTCACCGGCGTGCGACTGGCGGCTGCCCTGGCGAAGGGACTCGTCCGGGCGCTGGGTGTGCCGCTCTACGCGTATTCGGGGCTGGCGGCGCTGGCGGCGTCCGTGGGCGCAGGGGAGCGCCCGGTGTGCGCGGTGTTCGACGCTCGTCGCGGCGAGGTCTACGCCGCGTGCTACCGGTTCCCGGAGTTCGGGCGGATGGAGGTCCTCCAGGCGCCGGCGGCGTGCCCGTTGGAGGACGTGCTGCGGCTGACGGCGGAGTTCGCGCCGCTCTACGCGGGCGAGGGTGCGCTGCGCCACCGGGCGGTGATCGAGGCGGCGGGCCTGACCGTCGCGCCGGCGCATGCAGGCCAGCCCCGGGCGGCGGCGCTGCTGTGGCTCGCCGACCTGGTCCCGGATGCGGGTCTGGTCGAGGCGCCGGCGCGTTGGGAGCCGCTCTATCTGCGGACGGCGGCCGCGGAGCGAGGGACGGCGGTGCATGGCTGACGAGATCGTGATCCGACCGGCACGGGTGGAGGACGTGCCGCAAATCATGGCGATCGAGCGCGCGTCGTACTCGATGCCGTGGACGGAGGCGACGTTTCGTGGGCTGATCGAGCGTAGCGACGCCGATGTCCTCGCGGCGGAGGTGGGCGGGCGCGTCGTGGGCTACGCGGCGTGGTGGGTGGTGGTGGATCAGGGCGAGCTGGGCAACCTCGCGGTGGCGCCCGAGTGG from bacterium includes these protein-coding regions:
- the rimI gene encoding ribosomal-protein-alanine N-acetyltransferase; translated protein: MQASPGRRRCCGSPTWSRMRVWSRRRRVGSRSICGRRPRSEGRRCMADEIVIRPARVEDVPQIMAIERASYSMPWTEATFRGLIERSDADVLAAEVGGRVVGYAAWWVVVDQGELGNLAVAPEWRRRGVGTRLLEAVIEQSRGRGVRELFLEVRVSNDGAQRLYQRHGFREVGRRRNYYSAPVEDALVMCKLLDV
- the tsaB gene encoding tRNA (adenosine(37)-N6)-threonylcarbamoyltransferase complex dimerization subunit type 1 TsaB → MRPYLAIETSTATGSVAVGRGERVLAEVTLGVQARHSEAVLPAVDFALRSAGLTPRDLAGVVVGGGPGSFTGVRLAAALAKGLVRALGVPLYAYSGLAALAASVGAGERPVCAVFDARRGEVYAACYRFPEFGRMEVLQAPAACPLEDVLRLTAEFAPLYAGEGALRHRAVIEAAGLTVAPAHAGQPRAAALLWLADLVPDAGLVEAPARWEPLYLRTAAAERGTAVHG